Proteins co-encoded in one Bacteroidota bacterium genomic window:
- the mutS gene encoding DNA mismatch repair protein MutS, whose translation MKQYNAIKTRYPDALLLFRVGDFYETFGEDAVKASKILGIVLTKRANGAASYVELAGFPHHSLDTYLPKLVKAGQRVAICEQLEDPKLAKTIVKRGVTEMVTPGVAISENVLQQKENNFLSGLHLNGSVSGVSFLDISTGEFYVAQGPNEYIDKLIQTFKPNEVILQKSKRQRFNEVFGHKFYTNTFDDWVFTHDFAHELLTRHFGTMSLKGFGIEELNDAIIAAGAALHYLAETHHEKTGHIQSISRIEEERFVWLDRFTIRNLELIHPINENARTLLEVLDQTLTPMGGRMLRRWIVLPLKEKQPIEERLDTVGFFIHNGDTAQILARELRLIGDLERIISRVALGKVNPREVVQLKRALNAVEKIKSLCQEAQHPVLQRLSEQLNPCFTARNRIEKEVEEDPPAIPSKGGVIRKGVNEELDELRNLAFSGKDYLENIQRRETERTGISSLKIGYNTVFGYYLEVTNTHKDKVPPEWHRKQTLVNSERYITDELKEYEQKILTAEEKILALEIKLFQQLVSDLNEYIPAVQLNANIIARLDCLRSFAEASNNYKYARPEISESHIINVHKGRHPVIEQELPLGEDYVPNDVLLDNDKQQIIILTGPNMSGKSAFLRQTALIVLMAQMGCFVPAEKAKIGLVDKVFTRVGASDNISSGESTFMVEMNEAASILNNVSDRSLIILDEIGRGTSTYDGISIAWAITEFLHEHPLFKPKVLFATHYHELNEMATSFSRIKNYHISIREVNNEVIFLRKLARGGSEHSFGIHVARMAGMPKTVVNRANDILEQLEKSHSNEQLTKKGKKTGKSNNEFQLSFIQLDDPLLLQIKEDILNTDINTLTPVEALMKLNEIKRLLDS comes from the coding sequence ATGAAGCAATATAACGCTATTAAAACGCGATACCCGGACGCATTGCTGTTATTCAGGGTGGGAGATTTCTATGAAACATTTGGAGAAGATGCTGTAAAAGCATCGAAAATCCTGGGAATTGTCCTGACCAAAAGGGCCAATGGAGCAGCTTCCTATGTCGAGCTCGCCGGATTTCCTCACCACAGCCTCGATACCTACCTTCCCAAACTTGTGAAGGCAGGTCAGAGGGTAGCTATCTGCGAACAGCTCGAGGATCCTAAGCTGGCAAAAACTATTGTAAAAAGAGGAGTAACGGAAATGGTCACCCCGGGTGTCGCCATCAGTGAAAATGTTCTCCAGCAAAAAGAAAATAATTTCCTTTCCGGGCTTCATTTGAACGGATCCGTATCAGGGGTCTCTTTCCTGGATATCTCAACCGGAGAATTTTATGTAGCTCAGGGACCCAATGAATATATCGACAAGCTGATCCAGACCTTTAAACCCAATGAAGTTATCCTGCAAAAAAGCAAAAGGCAGCGTTTTAATGAAGTTTTCGGGCATAAGTTTTACACAAATACGTTCGACGACTGGGTATTTACGCATGATTTTGCCCATGAACTGCTGACACGGCATTTCGGGACCATGTCTCTTAAGGGTTTTGGGATTGAGGAACTCAATGACGCCATTATTGCTGCTGGAGCGGCACTGCACTACCTGGCAGAAACGCACCATGAAAAAACAGGCCATATCCAAAGCATCTCGCGCATAGAGGAAGAGCGTTTCGTTTGGCTCGACCGGTTCACTATCCGCAATCTTGAATTGATACATCCCATTAATGAAAATGCCCGCACCCTGCTGGAGGTTCTTGATCAAACACTTACCCCCATGGGGGGACGAATGCTTCGACGCTGGATCGTTCTGCCTCTGAAAGAAAAGCAACCCATAGAAGAAAGACTTGACACCGTTGGTTTTTTTATACATAATGGTGACACTGCACAAATCCTCGCACGCGAACTCAGGCTTATCGGTGACCTGGAAAGAATCATTTCCCGCGTTGCCCTGGGAAAAGTTAACCCCAGGGAGGTTGTCCAGCTAAAACGTGCACTCAATGCGGTTGAGAAAATAAAGTCATTATGCCAGGAAGCACAACATCCCGTGCTTCAACGACTTTCGGAACAACTAAATCCATGCTTCACTGCAAGAAACCGCATTGAAAAGGAAGTTGAAGAAGATCCTCCTGCCATCCCGTCAAAAGGAGGAGTCATCAGGAAAGGAGTAAATGAAGAACTGGATGAACTCAGAAACCTGGCTTTTTCAGGAAAAGACTACCTTGAAAATATACAAAGGCGCGAAACAGAACGCACCGGAATATCCTCACTCAAGATCGGATATAACACTGTGTTCGGTTATTACCTGGAGGTAACCAATACCCATAAGGATAAAGTTCCCCCGGAATGGCACCGGAAACAAACCCTGGTTAACTCCGAGAGATATATAACCGACGAACTGAAAGAATACGAACAAAAAATCCTGACTGCCGAAGAAAAGATCCTGGCACTGGAAATCAAGCTTTTCCAGCAACTTGTGAGCGATCTGAATGAATATATTCCTGCAGTCCAGCTCAATGCCAATATCATTGCACGCCTTGATTGTCTCCGATCTTTTGCAGAAGCTTCCAATAATTATAAATATGCACGCCCGGAAATAAGTGAATCGCATATCATAAATGTACATAAAGGCCGCCATCCTGTAATTGAGCAGGAATTGCCACTGGGAGAAGATTATGTACCGAATGACGTTCTCCTCGACAATGATAAACAACAAATCATCATACTGACCGGCCCCAATATGTCAGGGAAATCGGCGTTTTTGCGACAAACCGCTTTGATCGTACTGATGGCGCAAATGGGTTGTTTCGTGCCGGCAGAGAAGGCAAAAATAGGGCTGGTCGATAAAGTGTTCACCCGCGTAGGGGCTTCCGACAATATTTCATCAGGTGAATCGACATTCATGGTGGAAATGAACGAAGCAGCCAGCATCCTGAACAATGTCTCCGACCGCAGCCTCATCATCCTGGATGAGATCGGACGGGGTACCAGTACCTACGATGGTATTTCCATTGCCTGGGCCATCACCGAATTCCTGCATGAACATCCGCTCTTCAAACCCAAGGTTCTGTTCGCAACGCATTATCACGAACTGAATGAAATGGCAACTTCATTTTCCAGGATAAAAAACTACCATATCAGCATCAGGGAAGTAAATAATGAGGTCATCTTCCTGCGTAAACTCGCCAGAGGAGGAAGCGAACATAGCTTCGGCATTCATGTAGCCAGGATGGCCGGCATGCCAAAAACCGTTGTTAACCGGGCAAATGACATCCTGGAACAACTGGAAAAATCCCACAGTAATGAGCAACTCACCAAAAAAGGAAAGAAAACCGGAAAATCAAACAACGAATTTCAACTCAGCTTTATCCAACTTGATGATCCGCTGTTGCTGCAGATAAAGGAAGACATCCTGAATACCGATATTAATACTCTCACTCCCGTGGAAGCACTAATGAAGTTGAATGAAATAAAGAGGTTGCTTGATTCGTGA
- the rmuC gene encoding DNA recombination protein RmuC, with translation MADTFREISEKNQQSLEKINKTLEERITRLIDKADENNNANRESLTKNLKEFSEEQKNKFNDLKNELTTLTFKTVDQLDKINLQAKEDSKQMRESITKTFKDFQDTFEKNVESFNNLQREKFTHLEEKQNKLIESTEKRLEEMRQTVDEKLQKTLSERLGQSFDIVSKQLESVQKGLGEMQTLAQDVGGLKRVLSNVKMRGGIGEVQLAMLLEQVLAPEQYEANVKTKAGSQESVEFAIKLPGRDDFSNVVWLPVDAKFPRDIYEQLQSAYDTGDIHQIEAAQKLLETTIKKMARDIHEKYIDPPNTTDFGIMFLP, from the coding sequence ATGGCAGATACTTTCCGGGAAATATCGGAAAAGAACCAGCAAAGCCTCGAAAAAATAAACAAAACCCTGGAAGAAAGGATTACACGCCTGATCGACAAAGCTGATGAAAACAATAATGCTAACCGTGAATCACTTACCAAAAACCTTAAAGAGTTTTCTGAGGAACAGAAAAACAAATTCAATGACCTGAAAAATGAACTGACAACCCTTACTTTTAAGACTGTTGACCAACTCGACAAAATAAATCTGCAGGCCAAAGAAGACAGTAAGCAGATGCGTGAATCCATTACAAAGACATTTAAGGATTTCCAGGATACCTTTGAGAAAAATGTTGAATCGTTCAACAATTTACAGCGGGAGAAATTTACACATCTTGAGGAAAAACAAAACAAACTGATAGAGAGTACGGAAAAACGGCTGGAGGAAATGCGCCAGACCGTTGACGAGAAACTTCAAAAAACCCTTAGCGAACGGCTTGGGCAGTCGTTCGATATTGTCAGCAAACAACTGGAGAGTGTGCAGAAAGGACTGGGAGAGATGCAAACGTTGGCTCAGGATGTAGGAGGACTGAAGCGTGTGCTGAGCAATGTTAAAATGAGGGGAGGAATTGGGGAAGTACAACTGGCCATGCTTTTGGAGCAAGTTCTGGCGCCGGAGCAATATGAAGCCAACGTAAAAACCAAAGCCGGCAGCCAGGAAAGCGTTGAGTTTGCTATTAAACTGCCGGGAAGAGATGATTTCAGCAACGTGGTCTGGCTCCCGGTGGATGCCAAGTTCCCACGCGACATTTACGAACAACTGCAATCTGCTTACGATACCGGTGACATTCATCAGATTGAAGCAGCACAAAAACTGCTCGAAACCACTATTAAAAAAATGGCACGCGACATTCACGAAAAGTATATTGACCCGCCCAACACTACCGATTTCGGCATCATGTTCCTGCC
- a CDS encoding TrmH family RNA methyltransferase, whose amino-acid sequence MRKLANSELNRLSLEDYRNASKMPVIIILDNVRSLNNIGSVFRSADAFRVEAIYLCGITARPPHREISKTALGATESVKWKYFEETIQAVNELQKNGYRIVAIEQADDSIMLDKWNPDPEENIAVVFGHEVNGVQDNVVEGADLCVEIPQFGTKHSINIAVSAGMVIWQLFLAYRDFLYEK is encoded by the coding sequence ATGAGGAAACTGGCTAATAGCGAACTTAACCGTTTATCGTTAGAGGATTACCGTAACGCTTCCAAGATGCCGGTCATTATTATACTCGATAATGTCCGAAGTCTGAATAATATTGGTAGTGTTTTCAGGTCAGCGGATGCCTTCCGTGTAGAAGCTATCTATTTGTGTGGGATCACCGCCCGTCCCCCGCACCGGGAAATATCCAAAACAGCATTGGGAGCAACAGAATCGGTGAAATGGAAGTATTTTGAAGAAACGATCCAGGCAGTTAATGAATTGCAGAAAAACGGATATCGCATCGTTGCCATTGAACAGGCTGATGATAGCATCATGCTGGATAAATGGAATCCTGATCCGGAGGAAAATATTGCTGTTGTTTTTGGTCATGAGGTTAATGGAGTGCAGGACAATGTTGTGGAGGGGGCAGACTTATGTGTAGAAATACCCCAATTTGGAACAAAACATTCTATAAACATTGCCGTCAGTGCCGGGATGGTCATATGGCAGCTTTTTTTGGCATATAGAGATTTTTTGTATGAAAAATAG